Part of the Aciduliprofundum boonei T469 genome is shown below.
TGATTATAGCATTACCCTTTTGCAGAGCGCTCAGATGCTCTGCGGCTAATTTTAAATTGTTTATCTTTGGATCCAAGGGCAAATGCCCTGTTTTCTTTCTTGTCTCCCTATCCTCCGTATGATAATCATCCAAGGAGAAAGACGAAACTAAATCTTTGCCCAACAAATTTATGATACTCTTTGTGAATGTGCTCTTCCCACTGCCAGAGTCCCCGGCAACTCCTATTATCAGAGAACCTTCATACTCCTCTAATCTTCTCCTAAATTCTCCAAGCATAAGTGTAATAAAGAAAATGAAGATAAAAAGATTAGGGCATTATTTCTTTGAAATTTAAAACCTAACGCCCCTCCACGATTCTTATCTCCTCGTCCGTGAGCCCGTATATGCGGTACACGAGCGAATCTATGGCGCGATCTATGCCGTCAATCTGCCTTTTTATCCTCTCCTTCTCCCCCGGCAACCTCGCCTCGCCGAGCTCCCTGTGCAGCTCCAGCATCCTCCCCACATAATTCACGATTTCATCGTGCATCCTCCGCTCCTCCGGCTTCGAGAGGTCGAGCACGCGGATTGGAATCATTTCGAGGTATTGCCGGATAAAGCGCATATATCCTCCCCGAATTGTGCTTGTGATATTTGCGTAATAAAAATGTACCATTTTTGAGTTCAGAATTCCAAGAAGATATTTATCCCCAACCGGAATGATGTACGCAGTATTTACGCAATAAAATGCTTTGTCATCATATGTTGCCTGCATTCTAAGCGCTATATCTGGAAACATTATTTTCGGCTTCTCAAACTCCTCGTAGTAATCGCACGGCCTCAGCTCCCACCAGTACTCGCCCTTGTCCCACCTCTTCTTTGCCTTCTCCTCGAATTGCGCGAGATGCTTCGCTATCGCCGGGTACTCGCTGGAGAACCATTCCCATGCGCTTCTTCCTTTTTTGTGCTCGTTTGTCCAGCCGGATGGGATGAGTATAAGGTACCTGTCCCTGAACTCTATGCGGTACCTCTTGATGTCCTTGCCGACGAGGAACGGCTTTATCAGCTCTGCGCTTTTCGGGTCCTCTCTTATGAGTCTGTCCCGCGTCTCCCCGTCGATGACGAACGCCTCATTTAGGCCCGTTTTAATGCCATAGTAAATCTTCCCCTGCACGTACTCCCCCAGCGGAATCCCGGCGTTCTTCAGTTTTTCCAGCAGTTTCGCCTCCTCCTGGCTCACCAGCGCCCATCCGGAGTCGTCGAGATTCGAGTAGTAAACTTTGAACCTCTCTTTCCTTGCGATTTCCTTCAGGCGCGCCGGCTCTAGGGTTTTTAAATTCACGGCCCAGAAGTACTTTCTCGGCTTGCTCGCCTTCACTATCATTATGCACGGGTATGTCGTGGCCTTCTTGAACACCGGCAGGTCTCCGAAGTCCAGAATCTCCACTATCTGCCACTTCTTCAGCCATTCTCTGAGCGGTTTTCCGTAGTTGGCGCGCATCCATTTGTTGGCCACTATTATGCCGTAAATCCCGTTGGGTTTGAGCAGTTTCATGCTTCTCTCTATGAAGTAAACGTAAAGGTCCGCGGTCCCGTGGTACACCTCGTAATGCTCCTTGAAGTAGTTCTTCAGTTTCCCGAGCATCTCCTGCCTCACGTACGGGGGATTGCCGATAATCACGTCGAATCCCCCGTTTTTCATCACCTCCGGGAACTCCTTCTCCCAGTCGAATGCGTTTATCCTCTCCCTCTCCTCATCGAAAAGGGTCATCTGCACCCCCGAAGCGTAGTAATCCGTGCCCACAAGCGAGTTCCCGCACTTGATGTTGTTTCCGAGGTCGGGAAGTGCCCTCTCCCTCCACAGTTTTTGCTGCCTCTCCAGGGCGTCTTTGTTCTCTCCCTCCAGAACCTTCAGCAGGAGGCTCAGCTTTGTTACCTCCACCGCCTGCTCGTCTATGTCCACGCCGTATATGCTGTTCAGCAGTATCCTCTTCTTCTCCCTTATCGTCAGGTGCCACTCCCCGTTTTTGTCCTGATAAATTCTGTCCCTGTACCTCTTCTTGTTTTTCGCACTCGTGTAGTACCTCAGATGCTCCTCGAGGAGCCGGGTGTACGCGCCCAGAAGAAACGAGCCGGAGCCACATGCCGAGTCCAGAATCTTTATCTTCTCCATCTCCTTGGGGGTTTTTCCCTTGCACAGCTTTCCAACGGTGTTCTCCACTATGTAATTTACGATGTACTGTGGTGTGTAATAAACCCCGCCCGCCTTTTTCACCTCAGGCTTCTCTTCCACCTTCGCCCTGTGCCCCTTCGTTAATCTTATCACCTTTCCTAGGAACTGCTCGTAAACCTGGCCGAGTATCTCGGGGCTTATGACCGAAAACTCGTAGGGGCTCTCCGGATAGTAAAGACCCTTGATTATCCTTTTTAGCACCTTGCTGTCGATTTTTATGTTCGGGGTAATATCATCGGGCTCGGTGGCCCTGCCCTTCTCCGGTTTGAAGTGAAACAGCCCGGAGTTGTACTTTTCGTCCGCCTCTTGATAAAGCTTCAGGAGGGCAGCGTAAACATCCTCCTCGGCAGCCTCTAAAAGTCTCCCATATCTTTCAACTCCTCTATCTTCGCACATTCTCAGAAATATTATCCTGTCTATCGTTCTTTGCACCGCGTAGTTGAGCTCTTTCACGCTCAAATTGGGATTCCTCAGCGCAATATTTCTTGCAAGCTCGACTCTCCACCCCTCAATTTCCTTGAGAAATTCCTCATCCACAGGAGTGGTCCCCCTCTTGTTCCTGCTCTCTTCCGCAAATCTATCAAATTCCCCTTTCAGCACCGCCTCCTTGGAGAATATGGCATATATCTCGTCCCACTTCTCAACGTAATCCTTGTAGGTAAGGTACATTATTCTCTCGGTGCTCGGCTTATCGTCCTTTTTCGGCTTCTTCCTAGCTTCGTATACTGCAAATTCCGCAAAATTTGTCAGAATGGATAAGGGAAGCCCCGCGCTCCATGCGTACCTTCTGAGCTGATACGCCGGCTCGGAGTCCTTGTTTATGTTCACCGCCGGCTTTTTCGCCTCCACAAAGAACATCTTCCTCCCCGCTAGAGTGAAGGCGTAATCAGGTGCCTTGGTCCCTTTCGCAACTTTGATAGAATCTTCGTGAACCACATCCCGGTATTGGGGTGCTGCCCCGCTCCTATTCTCCATGTCCCACCCCAGAGCTTCGAAGAATGGGTTGATGAACTCCTGCCTTAGCTGGTCCTCCTTGTATGCGGGGCTTTTATATGCTTTCAGGTTCCTCTCAAACCTCTCCACGAGTTCCTTTATTATCTCAGGAGCTGGCATACTCATTTCACCTTAATTTCAATATTGTTTAAAGTAAAGTTTTGCCCCCATAAAAAATTTTATTTTTAAAACTAAGTATTCAAAAGTGTCAAACATTCTCTATGTAATGGAAAAACAAAATATCAAAAAGTAAAAATAAAAATTAAGATTTTTTGCGAATCAAAATTGCTACAATCACTAGCAACACTACAAGGACCATAGGAGAGAATTCAGGAATGGGTATATCAGATTCTGCGAGAGGGAAGTAATCTTTATGTTCGCTGCTTCCATCTAGTTGGTAGGGGTCATCTACAATTCCATCTCCGTCCCTATCCGGCTCTGTCCAGTCTGCCCAGTAATTTCCACAACCATCCTTGTACCACTTTATATAATAATCCCCAGAGTATTCAGTATCATCTCTAGCCTGAATATGCTCAGGGTCATATGTTCCATTGTTTCCATTGTTGAAGTAGAAAGAATTTTCCCAGATAAATATGTAGTGATCTGCACTGGTGTTTATTCCGTAGCCCGTGTTATTCAGGAAAAGATTCTGGGTAATATTCAGATAAAAAATATCATCTGTACCAGGGAGAATCTTTATCCCGTCCCCTCCGTTGTAGATTATGTTGTTGTGGGTTATATTTAATCTCATCTTATATGTAGTCACGAGTTTTATTCCATCACCTGCGTTATACGATATGTCATTGTGGGAAATGTAGTGTGTTAGGCCACCACTGTAGGGGTAAGCAAGAGATATACCATCTCCATTATTATGGGATATTTTGTTGTAAACTATATTTGCATTCATATTATTAGGTATGTAGATACCCTCTCCCGAGTTGTTTATGATTGTGTTATTAGAGATCTCTCCCAATACATAGCTCCCATATATGCCTCTCGCTCCATTATCGTGTATCTCATTGTTTGATATATATACGTCGATATTATAAAGGCAAATCCCCGTTTCATCATTTTTATAAACTTTGTTCTCTATGACATATGTTTTATCATCCCAGTAATAACCATTGTTTAATGATATTCCACACTTGTGGTTATAGGCAACAGTGTTTCCCTTTATGGTATTCTTTTCTCTGATATAATTCATATAAATGCCTTCATAAGTGTTTTCCATGATTGTGTTGTTCAAGATCTGGAAATAATCAATACCATCATCCCCATATATACCTGCATAGTGATTGCTCGAAATGTTGTTAAAACTGATATTTAGATGAGATGATGAACTTGCATACAGGCCATCCTTCCCATTATACAATAAGGTGGAATTCGTTAGGGAGACATAGGAACTATGGCCCATATACACGCCCCATTCACCGTTGTGAGTTGCTAATATTCTCAGAATATCTACATATGTAGAATTCCAAAGGGAAACTCCTCGGTTGCCATTGGAGGAAATATTGGAATCTCTTACTGTGATATCACTGCTCTCTATTATATTGATTCCGTGGCCTGTGTTGTTAGTGATATTGACAGCTTCAACAGTAATATTATCAGAGTCTTCTAAATATCCACCATCGCCATTGTTCACCATTGTGATAAAACCTACTGTGGACCTGGATGTATTGAGCATATATATTCCAAGATCATTGTTGGAATAAAGAGAA
Proteins encoded:
- a CDS encoding Eco57I restriction-modification methylase domain-containing protein; the protein is MPAPEIIKELVERFERNLKAYKSPAYKEDQLRQEFINPFFEALGWDMENRSGAAPQYRDVVHEDSIKVAKGTKAPDYAFTLAGRKMFFVEAKKPAVNINKDSEPAYQLRRYAWSAGLPLSILTNFAEFAVYEARKKPKKDDKPSTERIMYLTYKDYVEKWDEIYAIFSKEAVLKGEFDRFAEESRNKRGTTPVDEEFLKEIEGWRVELARNIALRNPNLSVKELNYAVQRTIDRIIFLRMCEDRGVERYGRLLEAAEEDVYAALLKLYQEADEKYNSGLFHFKPEKGRATEPDDITPNIKIDSKVLKRIIKGLYYPESPYEFSVISPEILGQVYEQFLGKVIRLTKGHRAKVEEKPEVKKAGGVYYTPQYIVNYIVENTVGKLCKGKTPKEMEKIKILDSACGSGSFLLGAYTRLLEEHLRYYTSAKNKKRYRDRIYQDKNGEWHLTIREKKRILLNSIYGVDIDEQAVEVTKLSLLLKVLEGENKDALERQQKLWRERALPDLGNNIKCGNSLVGTDYYASGVQMTLFDEERERINAFDWEKEFPEVMKNGGFDVIIGNPPYVRQEMLGKLKNYFKEHYEVYHGTADLYVYFIERSMKLLKPNGIYGIIVANKWMRANYGKPLREWLKKWQIVEILDFGDLPVFKKATTYPCIMIVKASKPRKYFWAVNLKTLEPARLKEIARKERFKVYYSNLDDSGWALVSQEEAKLLEKLKNAGIPLGEYVQGKIYYGIKTGLNEAFVIDGETRDRLIREDPKSAELIKPFLVGKDIKRYRIEFRDRYLILIPSGWTNEHKKGRSAWEWFSSEYPAIAKHLAQFEEKAKKRWDKGEYWWELRPCDYYEEFEKPKIMFPDIALRMQATYDDKAFYCVNTAYIIPVGDKYLLGILNSKMVHFYYANITSTIRGGYMRFIRQYLEMIPIRVLDLSKPEERRMHDEIVNYVGRMLELHRELGEARLPGEKERIKRQIDGIDRAIDSLVYRIYGLTDEEIRIVEGR